The following coding sequences are from one Tubulanus polymorphus chromosome 12, tnTubPoly1.2, whole genome shotgun sequence window:
- the LOC141914010 gene encoding beta-1,3-galactosyltransferase 5-like — protein MLHDKPITSRFAAISKTAGVHLHYVTRYLPARHRFLSICATVVVSLLVIEMYLTKNYDFLDDPNSTGVKIGHQPLRNAAQEDCLVRVNLAKTTESPPGNGQEYNTCITLLENVAEKDICSGATNGRKLNFLVYIHTAVVNWRKRKFIRKNWGSLANQRRFRFRVVFFIGVDRKTRWSFLPARWSAAMEHRNKRLLREEITEHGDIVQASFVDSYRNMTLKALTAMNWIRKYCRQVEYIVKLDDDVHLNVPRLLEKIPTYFSPKSTDSNPGPLGLTCSVASKNIAMRDRSLKWFVTPQEYSGEFYPEYCYGYAYVLHIDTLLLLNEVALRTVPTFWIDDVFITGIIRQVAGLAIRNISDEYKVVSFRPSIYTGSAYYEKTIFNLVHRTTEI, from the coding sequence ATGTTGCACGATAAACCGATTACATCACGTTTTGCTGCAATCAGCAAGACGGCGGGAGTGCATTTACATTACGTAACACGCTACCTACCGGCGCGTCATCGGTTTCTATCGATTTGTGCGACGGTGGTCGTTTCGTTGCTTGTCATTGAAATGTATCTGACAAAAAATTACGACTTCCTTGACGACCCCAATAGCACTGGCGTAAAAATTGGTCATCAGCCCTTACGCAACGCTGCACAGGAAGACTGTTTAGTACGGGTTAATTTGGCCAAGACGACAGAGTCGCCCCCTGGTAACGGGCAAGAATATAACACATGCATTACACTACTTGAAAATGTGGCCGAGAAGGATATATGCAGTGGCGCCACCAACGGTAGAAAATTGAACTTTCTGGTGTATATTCACACAGCTGTCGTAAATTGGAGAAAAAGGAAATTTATACGAAAAAATTGGGGAAGCctggccaatcagcgacggtTCCGTTTTAGGGTCGTATTTTTTATCGGTGTCGATAGAAAGACTCGTTGGTCATTTTTACCGGCACGGTGGAGCGCTGCTATGGAACACCGAAACAAACGTTTGTTACGCGAGGAGATTACCGAGCATGGTGACATCGTTCAGGCTTCGTTCGTCGATTCCTACCGCAACATGACCTTGAAAGCGCTCACAGCCATGAACTGGATCAGAAAATACTGCCGCCAGGTGGAGTATATAGTCAAACTAGACGATGACGTACACTTGAACGTGCCTCGATTATTGGAAAAAATACCGACATATTTTTCACCTAAATCaacggattcgaacccggggcCGCTGGGATTAACCTGTAGCGTGGCTTCGAAAAACATAGCGATGCGCGATAGATCTCTGAAATGGTTCGTCACGCCACAAGAATATTCGGGCGAGTTTTATCCGGAGTACTGCTACGGTTATGCCTACGTTTTACATATCGATACGTTGCTACTTTTGAACGAAGTGGCTCTTCGCACCGTGCCAACATTCTGGATCGACGACGTGTTCATTACCGGAATAATCCGCCAGGTGGCGGGACTGGCCATTCGTAATATATCGGACGAATACAAAGTAGTATCGTTTCGACCGTCCATCTACACTGGTAGCGCCTACTATGAAAAAACCATATTCAACTTGGTACacagaacaacagaaatatag